aggtatattattataattaagacaTTTAGACTTATTGTACTGTTTTAActgttattgtgtttttttattttaaacttgaacCTGTGATTTTATTAGTGTATTTCAAATGAATAATCAATGACTAATTGTAACGTAGCGTTTATGCAAGACACTGTGATGACTGTTgtgattaagtatataaaaaaataagtgaataagtaggtatagataaaaaaaaacgaaaaagataaaactgtgtaatttagaaataacaaaatataattaataaatataagaaactgTGATTAATATGATGATTAATAAGTGTGCGGTTATGTGTTTCGGTCCGTGAACCACATcaagaaaaacattttaagcCATATTCAGGTGTCACTGCCGAAACAATaagaacttcttcttctttcttgcTTGATGTGGCTAAACAGTAATGTGACTTACATAAATTGGCAAAAAATATGAGTGTTCTaaacttttgttaaataatgactgtttttttacatgaataaagatgaTTATTAATATCGAAATGTCTTTACTTACCGCAATGTCATTGCAAATCGTTCCATTGGTGATACGATTGACGTAGATTTCAATCGTAGATTGTTAGTCTTCAAATAGGGCTCCAGTTTTGAATATAATTCATCATAGACTTgtaatgaaactttaaaatatttgaaaaaaaacctttcattttttcttaatataccaAACTTCACCACGAATTCCCCGCACAGTAACCTAGATTCAACGAACGGGCTTACTGGCTGGCGTCTTTTTTTGGCAATTCGTCGTCGCCGTCGTCTTGATAAATAATACAACATTAATTTATCCATTATTACTTATTCGACTGTACACCTCCAACGTCAAAATTGTACTGAGAAAACTGCGTACGCGGATGCACGCGCCGATGCCCGCGCATAAGCACGCGAACGTGCTCACGTGCGTGCACCAGAAGCGTGGCCCGCGACGTGCTCACGTGCGTGCACACGCTTAACGCAGTTTATGCCCTAACGCTGTCGAAAGCCGCCTGCTGCCTCTCGCCCCACCGCCACCCTGCGCCCGCGCGCAATAACTCGTGTAGTGGGCTCAACACTGCTGACGCACTCGGAATGAAATTCCTGTAGTAGTTCACTACCCCTAGAAAACGTTTTACTCCGAGTACGTTAGACGGCGCGGGTGCGTCAAGTATTGCCGCCACTTTAGTAGGACACGTTCTTAGACCTCTCTTATCAATTACGTAACCTAAATAGGTCACACTATTTTGGAAAAAGACACATTTATCTTTCTGCAACCGCAAACCCGCCTCTTGCAATTTGCCTAAGACCTCTTTAAGCCTAGACAAATGTATTTCTTTCGTTGGCCCGGTTATACACACATCATCCAGCCAGACGCTGACTCCGTCCAACCCCGATAGCAGAGTTTCCATTGCTCTCTGAAATATTGCTGGCGCATTAGCCAATCCATACACCAATCGAGTGTAGGCAAAAAGGCCTTTATGGGTATTAATAGTCGTTAACTTTTGAGATGATTCTGATAGTTTAAATTGATTGTAAGCATTACTCAAATCAATTTTCGAATAGCATTCCCCCCCTCCTAGTCTAGAAAAAACCTCCTCTATCCTCGGTAAAGGGTACTTATCtatttttaagtctttatttaaTGTACATGAATAATCACCGGCAATTTTTAACTTTCCATTTTCCTTCAAAACTGGAACTATAGGAGTCGCATACTCTGAGTGGTTAACGGGTATTAGAATGCCTAATTTAACTAGTCTATCGATTTCTGCGCTAACCTTGTCTTTTAGTGCAAAAGGCACGGACCGTGGTTTAAAAAATCTCGGCTTTGCATCATCTTTTAATTGTAACTCGacttcaaatttattaaaacatcctAAATCATCGCTCCAGATTTCCTGATATTGCTTTAATAGCCGTTGCACATCGTCAATAGGCTTATttgtacaaattaaattattgttattagacgacgcaaaataaattccaaactGAGCCATAAAATCACGACCTAGTAAGGGTGGGCCACcatttttaataacatacattttgattttttttgtattattgttatgttttacCCTGCCAATGAAATACCCCAAAGGCGTTATTCTATGGCCAGTGTACACACACATTCTTAAATCACAGTTATGCAacatcatatttttaaaatattttgagtaAAGATTTTCTGACATCACTGAGACGCCTGATCCGGAATCCAATTCCATAGGTAAGCTAACGTTATTAACGTTCACAGTCAATTTAATAGGACTATAGTCTACATACCGCATGTTAAAAAGATCACACTCCCTGCAATCACTTCCTTGAGATGTATCAGATTCCGCaccaatattatgtaaattagaCTTTTTAgctttacacattttttttaaatggcctTTAAGCCCACATACGTTGCACTTAAGATTTCGGAACCTGCACTTTTCCGCACTATGAAACCGGAGACCGCACACATTACAGCGCTGTGAATCTTCCTGAGGTCCGCCGCGGGACCTTGCCTGGCTTTGGCCCGGGTTGGCACTGCGCTGCTCGTTGACGCGAAATACAGGCTCCTCCTTGACGATGACGCGCGCTTGCCGTGCACACGCTGCCTTCTGTGCCACTTCCACGGCTTGTCCGAACGTCAAACTCTTAGAATCGCATTCGAAAAGTTTATCACGCTCCGGTCCTGCCCTGAATCCCAGAACGAAACGGTCCCGCATTAGCGTGTCTAACTCCGTGCCGAAGTCGCAGTACACGGCTAAGCCCCTCAGGCGCGCCGCCCACTCTTCGATGCTCTCACCATCCGATCTGCTTGCTTCATAGAATTTCGCCCTGTCTGCGAAAGTCGACCTCTTTGGTGTGAAATGACGATTGAGTACTTCTACTAGCTCACTGTAGGCACAATCTTCGAGCTTATTCGGATGCACAAGATTCCGAACCAAACGGTATGATTCATCCGACAGATGAGTTAACAAAACTGCACTTTGACTGGCTTTTGTAATATTGTTTAACTTTATAAACTGTGTCAACCGACTGTAAAAAACTTCCCATTCGTTAATTTTATAATCGAAAAGGCTTAAATTCCCGAgataaaattgattttgattCATTTTTGAAACACACGCGGGTAGGTTTAATTAAACGTGCCTCGTCGCCAGATGGTATGTCGGTTGGTGTGAATGAAACTACCGTATCGCTCCGTAGCTAGTTTATTACTGCCAACTGACACAATTGACAAGCATTATATACGTCATATAGACAATCATTTCTTCCTTCCGTAATCTGCTCTCTCTCGTGTGCCTGCTCATCCTACTGTCAACTTGTCTTTTTGCAACCATGTTTCTTTAATACTTTCCGAGTAAAATATTGACTCTCTAAATAGggtttttattgtgttttctcCACCACGAGCGATTAAATTCTACATGGTAGCAGAGCGTGGTTTGAATAATAAGACACCGGAGTTTCGTACTAAAAGTATCCGACGTAACTTTTTGAGGTTGCACCACGTGGCCACGCGGCCATACATAAAATTAACTCAAACTCGAGTAATATGTTTAACATTCAGAAACTAATGGGGCGAGACAATTTCGCTACCTAGAAATTTAGTGTAAGTACGTATTTAGAACATGAAGATCTATCGCAATGTGTTGAGGCGAACCACACCAAATCAAAGCAAAGCCACCAAAGCAAAGACGTCAAAGCAAGAAcaaaattgatattgttgctaGATCCTCAAAACTACATAAATGTGCAGGACTGTAAAACAGCGAGGCAAGTATGGCTAAGCCTTGAAAAGGCATTCGATGATAATGAGTTAACACGGAGAGTGGGTCGCTAAGGGATCTTATAAATACAGATCTCGAATAAAGTTCCAGTGTAGAAGACTACGTCAGTAAGATAATGATTACTGCACATAAGCTCAGAAACAACGGATTTGAAGTCAACGATGAATGGCTGGGTACGCTGATGTTGGCTGGTTTGCCAGATAAATAACACGACTCTACAAAAAAATGTTCGTTCTTTGTCCTAaagtttatactattattttccaGTTAGTTATGCACaaaaacgaaaagaaaataCCTCGGTATCGGTATAAAGTTTGCTTTTGTGatagttacaataataatactcatttttcaattttttcataaattttaattgattttaatattttaaaaagaccGCGCGGTGAGAGTGTGTTATTAACGTTTACACTGTGCCGCTAGATGGCACCCGAGTGATAAACAACCATCAGGTGTTATTTACAAGCCCAGAATAACTTAAAATGTCGTCACGAAAGTGCAAATACGATGCTGatgcattttgttttatatgtggTCAATTTATTAAAGTTCGAGACGTGAAATATGAACTAAAGACATCTCACGTTCTCTATGAAGCCTATGAAGCATATTTTGACTGTCCTGTATGGAGTCAAGATAAGCCATGAATAATGCAAAATGTACCATACTAGAATTATACcatattagaattattttttgttgttgctgTAAGCTACTTTTATAGATATTGTTAAGTTAGTTTGAGTTTTAGTAAGTAGTATTAAGGCTTTGTttgaacaattattaatttataagtcTTTCCTATTATTGCTTTATTTGGAATGGTGCTGGTGGTTGTATCTTGGGTACattttgcattatttaattattagtatacctagttatttttatacttaattattcattttgacttgattatatgtattatctatattattatattattgtatatattaatagacttatttattatttcgtattatattattatattagtgatGTCTTCCTCAAATATTAGCATTAATAGTGATTTGTTTCTGTCGTTGTCTTGTCGCGGCACGCCGGTCCTCCTTCTAAGCATAATTCCGATGGCGGTCGAGCGTGTTCCATTATCACACATatcaaactttgtacacatattctgggaagtgttagaagtaatataggatactttttatcctttgggagaggggatgaatgttgcttgtagttattttaaaagGTGTTTGGAAGGtaagcaatttttatttaattaagcgaTGAATCCAAAATAATagacatattaatttttatttttatatttttaggttgGTATCGAGGTGAGAAAAGGTCTATGAAATTTGCAATACCAAGGATTTGGCGAGAACCAAAAGACCATATTACTGACTGCTACTTTTGTATGGTGAATCCGAGTAAAAGACGTAGAGGTAAAAATGCAAAACCTATTGAATATCCTGACCTCGAATCTTCTTCTGCTCCAATTGCGACCTGACACGACCAGTACCTGAGCCACCAAAAAAATTATCGCAGAAAAGTAGCTCATATTTTAGTTCTTATAAAAGTAATTCCGATAAGGAGTTTTTGCCTACACCTGAACAACCAAAACACTATCTCATTACTTCAGAATATTTTAACGATCTAATTAGAGATTTAAATTTGCCAAAAAATAAAGCAGAGCTTCTAGGCTCTTGGTTAAAACAGTGGAATTTGCTTGATGATGTTAAGATCACGGATCAGCGGACTAGGCATGAAATGTTTGCAACGTTTTTCACGAAGGAAGATGGACTTTGTTTTTGTAATGACATTAAAGGTATGTTTGAAGCAATTGGCATACCCTGTGTCCCTAGCGAATGGCGTTTATTCATTGACAGCTCTACAAAAAGTTTAAAAGCAGTTCTATTGCACAACGGAAATAAATTTCCGTCTCTTCCAATTGCTCACTCAGTACATcttaaagaaaattatgaaaGTGTCAAAATTTTGCTTGAATCTGTAAAGTATCGTGAGTATAACTGGGAGCTGATTGGAGATTTTAAAATGGTGGGATTTTTAATGGTGCTACAGGGTGGATATACAAAGTATCCGTGTTATTTGTGCTTGTGGGATAGCAGAGCGGATTCTAAACACTATATTCAACGGTCATGGCCTGTAAGAACAGAAGTTTGTGTCGGAAAACAGAACGTCAAATTTGAGCCGAATGTTGAAGCGGAAAAAGTGTTAATGCCGCCTTTGCACATTAAGTAAGGGTTGATGaaacaatttgttaaaaaactGGATGAAACTTCAGAAGCTTTAggatacttaaaaaaaagatttccgAAGTTATCGGAAGCAAAGGTTAAAGCTGGGGTTTTTGTTGGTCCGCAAATAAGACAGATTTTCGCCGATGAAAAATTTCCAACGTTGCTGAATCGTACTCAAAAAGCAAGTTGGAACATTTTTAAAGCAGTAGTTTCTGGAtttttaggaaataataaagctgaaaacTACGAAAAGTTGGTTGAGGATATGCTTACAAATTTTAAGGCCATGGGCTGCAGGATGTCATTAAAAGTACATATGCTGCATGCTCATGTGGATAAATTCAAAAACAATATGGGAGCCTATTCCGAAGAGCAAGGAGAACGTTTCCATCAGGACATCATGAATTCTGAACAACGCTATCAAGGCCAATACAATGA
The sequence above is a segment of the Pararge aegeria chromosome Z, ilParAegt1.1, whole genome shotgun sequence genome. Coding sequences within it:
- the LOC120636507 gene encoding uncharacterized protein LOC120636507 — translated: MNQNQFYLGNLSLFDYKINEWEVFYSRLTQFIKLNNITKASQSAVLLTHLSDESYRLVRNLVHPNKLEDCAYSELVEVLNRHFTPKRSTFADRAKFYEASRSDGESIEEWAARLRGLAVYCDFGTELDTLMRDRFVLGFRAGPERDKLFECDSKSLTFGQAVEVAQKAACARQARVIVKEEPVFRVNEQRSANPGQSQARSRGGPQEDSQRCNVCGLRFHSAEKCRFRNLKCNVCGLKGHLKKMCKAKKSNLHNIGAESDTSQGSDCRECDLFNMRYVDYSPIKLTVNVNNRAMETLLSGLDGVSVWLDDVCITGPTKEIHLSRLKEVLGKLQEAGLRLQKDKCVFFQNSVTYLGYVIDKRGLRTCPTKVAAILDAPAPSNVLGVKRFLGVVNYYRNFIPSASAVLSPLHELLRAGAGWRWGERQQAAFDSVRA